From Paenibacillus sp. PvR098:
CTACTTTTTTATATCTTTCGCATAGGCAATAGCCCTCTATCATTTGACTTATGATACGTATTGTATCATAATATTACATAGATGACTAACCCAAAGATAGCCGTCACCCTACAAATGCTCCATATCTCCCGGTTTGTGAACGTTCCCAAGCTTCGACACTTTATTCAACGAAAATACATGTATGGGATTTGAATGGTCCCTAGCCAACCCGTCCTGTGTCACTTGATCTGTCAGTTTGAATTTCACTTTGCTAATCCCCATTTGATCTAATATTTTGGCAACATCCATGTTGATGATTTCTTTCGATTCCGACACGATGTTCAACACTCCGTTTCTTCCTTGTATTTCGTAGCCTAACCTATCTCCTCCGACGAGTCGCAAATCAGTTATTCCTTCTTCTGCTTATATTACTAGACCGGGCGTTACAAAATGGTTACAAATCTCTGCTTATTCACTGTACATTTGTTCAATTCTTTCCTTTTTTCTTAAAAGTTTACTATAATCTATACAGTCCTAGTTCTTAAAGACTAATTCTTAGAATTACGGAGGACTTCATTTCATGAGCTATATACAAACTGGCGAAGTTCAAACTCATTATGAATATTACGAATCAGCAGGGATATCTGCAAAAACCATTGTATTTATTCATGGGATCGGCCTTAATAGTACCTATTTTTACAATCTTATCCCGTTTCTAAGGCAAAATTTCTCCGTGCTGCTTTATGATTTGAGAGGTCATGGAGAAAGTGAAAATAGCAGCGGATCTGATACTTTAGAACTACTTTGTGATGATTTATTTATTTTGGTTCACACGTTAGGTCTTGAGGATATGGTGATCGTCGGTCATTCTTTCGGTGCAAACATCGCTGTTCATTTTGCCCATATGCATGAAAGGCTTGTCGATTGTCTGGTATTGATTTCACCTCAGATATTTTTGCCGCTGCCTTCATTAATCAATGAAAAAGAGTTACGGGAAGAAATGGCCAAAGAACAAACATTGGAGATGCTGGGACAATTCATGATCCAGCGGTTAACCGTGAAACATAATGAAGAGCATATTTCGAAGCGGATCATTCAATCGTATGCACGACTCCCTGTTGCTATGTATTTAAATCATTCGGACATCGCTCTTCAGTTCAAGATTGAAAAATTGCGACAGAATTATAAGCCGACTTTAGTCTTATCAGGCGAATTAGACCCGCTGTTTCCGCCTGCTTTCACAAGTTTTTATAATGCTTTTATCCCTAATTCTACGTTCTTAATCGTACCGGACTCATCGAATATGATTTTTGTGGATCAGCCGGTATACACCGGAGAGTGGATCAGCCAATTTATTCTAAAGCCAAAGAACGTCAATAGCGATATGCGTTTGTTTACTAAAGCACTCCTGGAGCAGCTTATCATTGAGGGGTATAATCAACTCTTCGGTAAGAATAAAATAACCATCCAGTGCATAGGCGGATTCGAAATCAGAATGAACGGTCGGACGATTCGAGAAGGATGGAACACACGTTATGCCAAAAATTTATTAATTTACTTGGCATTTCACAAAACCGCAACAAGAGAAGAGCTATGCGATGCGCTTTTCCCGGATATGGATGCAAAAAAAGCGCTTAGCAACCTCAGGGTTTATTTAAATCATTTCGCGAAATTATTGGAACCGCTGCCTGATGAACCGCCCTGCTTAACGATTGATAGAGATTCGGTGTTCTTCAATTACGCGGTCGGATGCGATTTGGAGGATGTTTTGGAAGAAATGAAACGGGGTCTGGAAGAGAAGGATCCCTTACAGAAGTACGCCATCTGCAAGCTGCTGCTTCAGCGTGCAGCCCATCATATCCTGCCGGGCTGCTTCGATACCTTCTCTCTTTCTTTAAGGGAAAAATTCGTGCAGGGTTGGGAACA
This genomic window contains:
- a CDS encoding alpha/beta hydrolase; the protein is MSYIQTGEVQTHYEYYESAGISAKTIVFIHGIGLNSTYFYNLIPFLRQNFSVLLYDLRGHGESENSSGSDTLELLCDDLFILVHTLGLEDMVIVGHSFGANIAVHFAHMHERLVDCLVLISPQIFLPLPSLINEKELREEMAKEQTLEMLGQFMIQRLTVKHNEEHISKRIIQSYARLPVAMYLNHSDIALQFKIEKLRQNYKPTLVLSGELDPLFPPAFTSFYNAFIPNSTFLIVPDSSNMIFVDQPVYTGEWISQFILKPKNVNSDMRLFTKALLEQLIIEGYNQLFGKNKITIQCIGGFEIRMNGRTIREGWNTRYAKNLLIYLAFHKTATREELCDALFPDMDAKKALSNLRVYLNHFAKLLEPLPDEPPCLTIDRDSVFFNYAVGCDLEDVLEEMKRGLEEKDPLQKYAICKLLLQRAAHHILPGCFDTFSLSLREKFVQGWEHLALWAADYCCGMGYYEEAVQFITSCLHYYPNDEGLIERMVTIQILTNNKKELRKWTRKKKSITPP